In the Chroococcidiopsis sp. SAG 2025 genome, one interval contains:
- the psaB gene encoding photosystem I core protein PsaB, which produces MATKFPKFSQDLAQDPTTRRLWYGIAQAHDFESHDGMTEENLYQKIFGTHFAQVAIIFLWTSSLLFHVAWQGNFEQWIKDPLHVRPIAHAIWDPQFGKAAVDAFTQGGVNYPVNIAYSGVYHWWYTIGMRTNGDLYMGAVFLLLLASLFLYAGWLHLQPKFRPSLSWFKSAEPRLNHHLAGLFGVSSLAWAGHLIHVAIPESRGQHVGWSNFLTTPPHPEGLRPFFTGDWGAYAVSPDTANHVFGTSQGAGTAILTFLGGFHPQTQSLWLTDMAHHHLAIAVIFIIAGHQYRTNFGIGHSIKEMLNAKNFFGIETEGQFNLPHQGLYDTYNNSLHFQLSIHLAALGTALSLVAQHMYAMPPYAFIGQDFTTQAALYTHHQYIAIAFMIGAFAHAGIFWVRDYDPEQNKGNVLDRVLKHKEAIISHLSWVSLFLGFHTLGIYVHNDVVVAFGTPEKQILIEPVFAQFIQASHGKVLYGFNTLLSNPDSIASTAGATYLPGWYEAINNTTNSLFLTIGPGDFLVHHAFALAIHTTVLVLVKGALDARGSKLMPDKKDFGYAFPCDGPGRGGTCDISAWDSFYLAAFWGLNTAGWVTFYWHWKHLGIWQGNVAQFNESSTYLMGWLRDYLWLYSAQLINGYNPYGMNNLSVWAWMFLFGHLVWATGFMFLISWRGYWQELIETLVWAHERTPLANLIRWKDKPVAMSIVQGRLVGLVHFAVGYILTYGAFLIASTAGKFG; this is translated from the coding sequence ATGGCAACAAAATTTCCTAAGTTTAGCCAGGATCTCGCCCAAGACCCGACAACTCGTCGGCTTTGGTATGGGATTGCTCAAGCTCACGACTTTGAAAGCCACGATGGGATGACCGAAGAGAACCTTTATCAAAAGATCTTCGGGACTCATTTTGCTCAAGTGGCAATCATTTTTTTGTGGACATCTAGCCTGCTGTTCCACGTTGCTTGGCAAGGCAATTTCGAGCAGTGGATTAAAGATCCCCTACACGTCCGTCCCATTGCTCACGCAATTTGGGACCCACAATTTGGTAAAGCCGCAGTCGATGCTTTTACCCAAGGTGGGGTAAACTATCCCGTTAACATCGCTTACTCTGGGGTTTATCACTGGTGGTACACCATCGGAATGCGAACGAATGGCGACCTCTATATGGGTGCGGTGTTCCTGCTACTGCTAGCGTCTCTGTTCCTATACGCTGGCTGGCTGCACTTACAACCTAAATTTCGTCCCAGCCTTTCGTGGTTCAAGAGTGCCGAGCCTCGCCTCAACCACCACTTAGCAGGGCTATTTGGCGTTAGCTCTCTGGCTTGGGCTGGACACCTAATTCACGTTGCGATTCCCGAATCTCGCGGTCAGCACGTCGGTTGGAGTAATTTCCTCACCACTCCGCCACACCCAGAGGGATTAAGACCATTTTTCACTGGGGACTGGGGTGCTTATGCAGTTAGTCCCGACACGGCGAACCACGTATTCGGCACGTCTCAAGGTGCAGGAACCGCAATTCTGACTTTCTTAGGTGGTTTCCATCCCCAAACCCAGTCCTTGTGGCTGACAGATATGGCACACCACCACTTGGCGATCGCAGTCATATTTATCATTGCCGGACACCAATATCGCACCAACTTTGGTATCGGTCACAGCATCAAAGAGATGCTCAATGCTAAGAACTTCTTTGGGATTGAAACAGAAGGTCAGTTCAACTTGCCTCACCAAGGGTTGTACGACACCTATAACAACTCACTGCACTTCCAACTGTCTATTCACTTAGCTGCGTTAGGAACGGCGCTTTCTTTGGTGGCACAGCACATGTATGCCATGCCTCCCTATGCCTTCATCGGGCAAGATTTTACGACTCAAGCAGCGCTGTACACGCACCACCAATACATTGCGATCGCCTTTATGATAGGAGCGTTCGCCCATGCGGGGATCTTCTGGGTACGAGACTACGACCCCGAACAAAATAAGGGCAACGTTCTCGATCGCGTCTTGAAGCACAAAGAAGCGATTATCTCCCACTTATCTTGGGTGTCTCTCTTCTTAGGCTTCCACACTTTAGGGATTTACGTCCACAACGACGTAGTGGTTGCCTTCGGAACTCCCGAAAAGCAAATTCTGATTGAACCCGTGTTCGCACAGTTCATTCAGGCTTCCCACGGTAAAGTTCTATATGGTTTTAACACTCTGTTATCAAATCCCGATAGCATTGCTTCCACAGCTGGCGCGACCTATTTACCAGGTTGGTATGAGGCGATCAACAACACCACGAACTCTCTGTTCTTGACCATTGGTCCTGGTGACTTTTTAGTACACCATGCCTTTGCTTTGGCGATCCATACTACTGTTTTGGTTTTGGTCAAAGGTGCGTTGGATGCCCGTGGTTCCAAGCTGATGCCAGATAAGAAAGACTTTGGTTATGCCTTCCCTTGCGACGGTCCCGGTCGGGGTGGTACTTGCGATATCTCTGCTTGGGACTCCTTCTACTTAGCTGCTTTCTGGGGACTCAATACTGCTGGTTGGGTGACGTTCTACTGGCACTGGAAGCACTTAGGTATTTGGCAAGGCAACGTGGCTCAGTTTAACGAGTCTTCTACCTACCTCATGGGTTGGCTGCGCGATTACCTGTGGCTGTATTCAGCTCAGTTGATTAACGGCTATAACCCCTATGGCATGAATAACTTGTCTGTCTGGGCTTGGATGTTCCTGTTCGGACACCTGGTATGGGCAACTGGTTTCATGTTCCTGATCTCTTGGCGCGGTTACTGGCAAGAGTTGATTGAAACTTTGGTCTGGGCGCACGAACGGACACCTCTAGCCAACCTAATTCGTTGGAAAGACAAGCCTGTAGCTATGTCTATTGTTCAAGGTCGTCTGGTTGGTTTAGTTCACTTTGCGGTTGGCTACATCCTTACATATGGCGCTTTTCTCATTGCTTCAACCGCTGGTAAATTTGGTTGA
- a CDS encoding indolepyruvate ferredoxin oxidoreductase subunit alpha yields MGYTIIANTCEGVADCIDACPVACIYPGSGKNAKDTDWNWIDFTGCIDCGICLQVCPVEGAILSEERSDLQKTNA; encoded by the coding sequence ATGGGATATACAATTATTGCTAATACTTGTGAAGGAGTCGCCGATTGCATTGATGCCTGCCCCGTTGCCTGTATTTATCCAGGCTCAGGCAAAAATGCCAAAGATACTGATTGGAACTGGATTGATTTTACTGGCTGCATTGACTGCGGTATTTGTTTGCAAGTATGTCCTGTGGAAGGTGCAATTCTTTCAGAAGAACGATCAGATTTGCAAAAAACTAATGCGTGA
- a CDS encoding sensor histidine kinase — protein sequence MKDEQKTKEQLIRELVVLRQHLVELESAAQQQQVTEIVQQTQRELLVARIAQRIRQSLQLETVLNTTVVEVRQLLQADRVFIYRFEPDWGGVVIVESVAPEWTSILGSRPKDPSFAPTYVELYKKGRVQATADIYAGELTECYVEFLANFQVQADLVVPILQTEELWGLLVVNQCAAPRQWQQWEIDLLRQLATQLAIALQQAELYQQLQSELEERQKTEKELKRQQQLLAQSNSDLQQFASVASHDLQEPLRKIQVFGNQLKEKFSEVLGVQGRDYIERMQSAVGRMQSLIDDLLVFARIATRAQPFVATNLEQVVQEVLSDLEVRLQQTGGKVEVDKLPTIDADPVQMRQLFQNLIGNALKFHRPQTPPAVKIYSQLVAPLPSEAEDLEDIAACQVIVADNGIGFEPKYQERIFQTFQRLHGRSQYEGTGMGLAICRKIAERHGGSITATSTAGQGATFIITLPMQHQQVLLDEELL from the coding sequence ATGAAAGATGAGCAAAAGACAAAAGAGCAACTGATTCGAGAGCTGGTCGTACTGCGTCAGCACTTGGTTGAGCTAGAAAGTGCCGCACAGCAACAGCAGGTAACAGAGATAGTACAACAAACTCAGCGAGAGCTATTGGTAGCAAGAATAGCGCAGCGCATTCGGCAAAGCTTGCAACTAGAGACCGTGCTAAACACAACTGTAGTAGAAGTGCGGCAGTTGCTTCAAGCAGATCGAGTGTTTATTTACCGCTTTGAACCAGACTGGGGTGGAGTCGTAATTGTTGAATCAGTAGCGCCTGAATGGACATCGATTTTAGGTAGCAGACCTAAAGACCCGAGTTTTGCTCCAACTTACGTTGAACTATACAAAAAAGGTCGCGTGCAGGCGACAGCAGATATTTATGCTGGAGAGCTAACCGAGTGTTATGTGGAGTTTTTGGCGAATTTTCAAGTCCAAGCAGACTTAGTAGTACCAATATTACAAACAGAAGAGTTATGGGGACTGCTTGTCGTAAATCAATGTGCAGCACCACGACAATGGCAGCAATGGGAAATTGACTTGCTGCGCCAATTAGCAACACAGTTAGCGATCGCACTTCAGCAAGCGGAACTTTATCAACAGTTGCAAAGCGAACTGGAGGAACGGCAGAAGACGGAGAAGGAACTAAAACGCCAGCAACAACTTTTAGCACAGTCCAACAGCGACCTGCAACAATTTGCTTCTGTTGCTTCCCACGATTTACAGGAACCACTACGCAAAATTCAAGTTTTTGGCAATCAGCTCAAAGAGAAATTTAGCGAAGTACTAGGAGTGCAGGGACGAGATTATATCGAGCGAATGCAAAGCGCAGTCGGTCGGATGCAAAGCTTGATTGATGACTTGCTCGTTTTTGCACGGATTGCCACCAGAGCGCAGCCATTCGTAGCGACGAATCTAGAACAAGTGGTGCAAGAGGTACTGTCCGACTTGGAAGTGCGGTTGCAGCAGACAGGAGGAAAAGTAGAAGTTGACAAGTTACCCACCATTGATGCTGACCCAGTACAAATGCGACAACTGTTTCAGAATCTCATCGGAAATGCACTGAAATTTCATCGTCCTCAAACACCACCAGCAGTCAAGATTTATAGCCAACTGGTAGCTCCACTCCCGAGCGAAGCAGAGGACTTAGAAGATATCGCGGCGTGTCAAGTGATAGTGGCAGACAATGGAATTGGGTTTGAGCCAAAGTATCAGGAGCGGATTTTTCAAACATTTCAACGCCTACACGGTCGCAGTCAGTACGAAGGTACAGGCATGGGGTTAGCAATTTGCCGCAAGATTGCCGAACGGCATGGAGGTAGTATTACAGCTACAAGTACGGCGGGACAAGGAGCAACATTTATCATCACATTGCCAATGCAGCATCAACAGGTGCTACTGGATGAAGAGTTGCTGTAA
- a CDS encoding acyltransferase has protein sequence MRDIKIDFLRFLGLSLIILAHVDPPSWLAQLRNFDVVLMVVVSGLAFTQSRKVESYQSYLWKRIKRLLFPVWLFLSFYFLANTGLSLLGKTALIPPEVILDSYTLTEGIGYVWIIRVFLLVALIAPFISRANQRVKNHRVYFSILIFSYLLYELLLALTLSYTTTNLGENVSLFVYYGIAFSLVFAVGIRLPQLRKAECLVLVGISLLTFAVLGITYFTQQGELVTTQTHKYPPSAYYLSYALGMTVLAYLVADKCIVFIRKFKKLEFWILFIAQNSMWIYLWHIPVVEFFEQNSYFNFLIEYFVAYSAAILITFFQVSAVKERLLPTIKKESLKKDLTILLTG, from the coding sequence ATGAGAGACATCAAAATAGACTTCTTGAGATTTTTAGGTTTATCTCTGATTATTCTCGCTCACGTCGATCCACCAAGCTGGCTGGCTCAGCTCAGAAACTTTGATGTAGTTTTAATGGTCGTAGTTTCTGGACTAGCATTTACACAATCCCGAAAAGTAGAATCTTATCAAAGTTATCTCTGGAAAAGAATCAAACGGTTACTCTTTCCCGTTTGGCTTTTCTTATCTTTCTACTTTTTAGCGAATACTGGATTGTCACTCTTAGGAAAGACCGCGTTAATTCCTCCAGAAGTTATATTAGATAGCTATACACTTACCGAGGGAATTGGCTATGTTTGGATAATTCGAGTATTTCTTCTAGTCGCCCTAATAGCTCCTTTTATTTCAAGAGCGAATCAAAGAGTCAAAAACCATAGAGTTTATTTCTCAATTTTAATCTTTTCGTATTTACTCTATGAATTGCTTCTGGCTCTAACTTTGTCCTACACAACCACCAATTTAGGAGAAAATGTGTCGTTGTTTGTCTATTATGGAATAGCATTTTCGTTGGTGTTTGCTGTTGGCATTCGGCTCCCGCAATTAAGAAAAGCTGAATGTTTGGTTTTAGTAGGAATTTCTCTATTAACATTTGCTGTTTTAGGAATAACTTACTTTACTCAACAGGGCGAATTAGTCACTACGCAAACTCATAAGTATCCACCTTCGGCGTATTATCTTTCCTATGCTCTGGGTATGACTGTTTTAGCTTACCTAGTAGCAGACAAATGTATTGTATTTATAAGGAAGTTTAAAAAATTAGAGTTTTGGATTTTATTTATTGCCCAGAATAGTATGTGGATATATTTATGGCATATACCAGTAGTTGAGTTTTTTGAGCAGAATAGTTATTTTAACTTTTTAATTGAATATTTTGTTGCCTACTCAGCAGCAATACTAATTACATTCTTTCAAGTCTCTGCCGTCAAAGAGAGGCTTTTACCTACTATAAAGAAAGAGTCTTTGAAAAAAGACTTAACAATTCTTTTGACGGGCTAA
- a CDS encoding glycerol acyltransferase, which yields MNIFERNWGSNDQISQQLSDLLEKLSIVTGTKSHSATTSGHRFDGWSLSERNPEAIKAWMPIWKWFYYNYFRVQTDGWHHIPSTGKVLLVGSHNGGLASPDTSMFLYDWFCRFGYERLAYALMHPSAWQTPLFARPGSQVGAIIAHPKMARAALSKDAALLVYPGGAKDLFRPYAWRNRIYLANNKAFIKLALIESAPIVPLVSHGAHETLIILTDLYSQVKHLQEWGFPLSLDGNTGVFPIFLGLPWGVGIGPIPNFPFPVQIHTRVCAPVVFERYGRTAARDRDYVDACYERVCSHMQAELDDLLSKAADNL from the coding sequence TTGAACATTTTTGAACGCAACTGGGGCAGTAATGACCAAATCTCGCAACAACTCTCTGATTTACTGGAAAAGTTAAGCATTGTCACAGGCACGAAAAGCCATAGCGCCACAACTTCTGGGCATAGGTTTGATGGCTGGTCTTTATCAGAGCGCAATCCTGAAGCGATTAAAGCTTGGATGCCAATTTGGAAATGGTTTTACTATAACTACTTCCGAGTGCAAACCGATGGTTGGCATCATATCCCATCGACAGGTAAGGTGTTGCTCGTTGGCTCGCACAATGGCGGCTTGGCTTCCCCAGATACATCAATGTTTCTGTATGACTGGTTCTGTCGGTTTGGCTACGAACGATTAGCCTATGCCTTAATGCATCCCTCTGCTTGGCAAACGCCACTTTTTGCTCGACCAGGTTCGCAGGTCGGGGCAATTATAGCTCATCCAAAAATGGCGCGTGCGGCACTCTCAAAAGATGCAGCGCTACTCGTCTATCCAGGCGGAGCAAAAGATTTGTTTCGTCCTTATGCTTGGCGAAACCGAATTTACTTGGCAAACAATAAAGCGTTTATCAAGTTAGCTCTGATCGAATCAGCACCAATCGTACCGCTGGTTTCCCACGGCGCTCATGAAACTCTAATTATCTTGACCGATCTTTACTCACAGGTGAAACACCTACAAGAGTGGGGTTTTCCCTTGTCGCTTGACGGTAATACAGGCGTGTTTCCAATTTTTCTGGGGCTACCTTGGGGTGTTGGAATTGGTCCAATTCCCAATTTCCCGTTTCCCGTGCAGATTCATACTCGTGTTTGTGCGCCAGTTGTATTCGAGCGTTACGGGCGTACCGCCGCACGCGATCGCGACTATGTAGATGCTTGTTATGAAAGGGTTTGCAGCCACATGCAGGCGGAGCTAGACGACCTATTGAGCAAAGCGGCGGACAATTTGTAA
- a CDS encoding MBL fold metallo-hydrolase: MRIHHLNCGCMCPLGGALFDGFSRGLSACLVCHCLLVETEQGLVLIDTGFGQRDLEAPYSRLSPFFIQVNRIQFDRKYTALHQLEQLGFSANDVRHIVVTHLDFDHAGGLEDFPEATVHVMQAEIEATRSRHGFIASRRYRPGQWDEVKSWKYYSAGGEPWFGFEAVRNLEGLPPEILMIPLVGHTRGHAGIAIDTPEGWLLHAGDAYFYRHEMGSPQRRCTPGLRAYQWMMEVDRQARIYNQQRLHALSLERSKDVRLFCSHDAVEFETFAKRSD; this comes from the coding sequence ATGCGCATTCATCATCTGAATTGCGGTTGTATGTGTCCGTTGGGCGGAGCGCTATTTGACGGCTTCAGTCGGGGTCTGAGTGCCTGCCTCGTCTGCCATTGCCTGCTGGTCGAGACAGAACAGGGACTTGTCCTGATCGACACTGGCTTTGGTCAGCGCGATCTTGAAGCGCCTTACTCGCGACTTAGCCCATTCTTCATTCAAGTTAATCGGATTCAATTCGATCGCAAATATACGGCGCTCCACCAGCTCGAACAACTCGGTTTTAGTGCAAATGACGTGCGCCATATTGTAGTAACCCATCTCGATTTCGACCATGCTGGCGGTTTAGAAGATTTTCCCGAAGCAACCGTACATGTGATGCAGGCTGAGATTGAGGCTACGCGATCGCGGCACGGTTTCATTGCCAGCCGACGCTATCGTCCTGGGCAGTGGGATGAGGTCAAAAGCTGGAAGTATTATTCTGCCGGAGGTGAACCTTGGTTCGGCTTTGAGGCAGTGCGCAACCTTGAGGGACTACCACCAGAGATCCTGATGATCCCGCTCGTCGGTCACACGCGGGGTCATGCTGGGATTGCGATCGACACGCCCGAAGGCTGGCTGCTTCATGCAGGCGATGCCTACTTTTATCGACATGAGATGGGTTCGCCTCAGCGTCGCTGCACGCCTGGTCTGCGCGCCTACCAGTGGATGATGGAAGTCGATCGCCAAGCCCGCATCTACAACCAGCAGCGGTTACACGCACTGTCCCTCGAGCGCAGCAAAGACGTGCGCCTCTTTTGCAGTCACGACGCTGTTGAGTTTGAGACATTCGCCAAGCGATCGGATTGA
- a CDS encoding alpha/beta hydrolase, with amino-acid sequence MSQITIPNTEFYSWNNYRCAYEHYTPEAQDSTPLLLIHPIGVGLSRRFWHRFCQAWYQGGHNNPIYNPDLLGCGESEMPHIAYTPADWAAQLQHFLQTVIQKPVTLVVQGALLPVALELVRLQTQPNFIQKLVLASPPAIALMTQPTGVRQQKLTWNLLDSPLGTAFYFYARRPQFLRSFSTRQLFASSDRVDSEWLDLLVKGAANPASRYAVFSFLAGFWRQNYQDAIAAIAQPTLVVVGDRTSSISQTGKQDTPDRRLTDYLKCLPQGKGVKIAGRNVLPYESTTEFVATLAAFEP; translated from the coding sequence ATGAGCCAGATTACAATCCCAAATACAGAGTTTTACAGTTGGAATAACTACCGCTGCGCTTACGAACACTACACTCCAGAAGCTCAAGATAGCACTCCTTTACTACTCATTCACCCGATTGGTGTTGGCTTATCGCGTCGATTTTGGCATCGCTTCTGCCAAGCTTGGTATCAAGGCGGACACAATAATCCGATCTACAATCCCGACCTCCTCGGCTGCGGTGAGAGCGAGATGCCACATATCGCCTACACTCCGGCTGATTGGGCTGCGCAGTTGCAACATTTTCTGCAAACGGTCATCCAAAAACCCGTCACCCTAGTCGTGCAAGGGGCGCTGCTACCCGTAGCACTTGAGTTAGTCCGGTTGCAAACTCAACCAAATTTCATCCAAAAATTGGTACTGGCTAGCCCTCCAGCGATCGCACTCATGACCCAACCAACAGGAGTGAGGCAGCAAAAACTGACTTGGAATTTGCTAGATTCACCCCTTGGCACTGCCTTTTATTTTTATGCTCGCAGACCGCAGTTTTTAAGGTCTTTCTCGACGCGCCAGCTATTTGCTAGTAGCGATCGCGTCGATAGTGAATGGTTGGATCTGTTGGTCAAAGGTGCGGCAAATCCCGCTAGCCGTTATGCAGTCTTTTCCTTCTTAGCAGGTTTCTGGCGACAGAATTATCAAGACGCGATCGCGGCGATCGCTCAACCAACATTAGTTGTTGTGGGCGATCGAACATCGAGTATCAGTCAAACAGGCAAGCAGGATACGCCAGACCGACGATTAACCGACTACCTCAAGTGCTTGCCTCAAGGCAAAGGTGTCAAGATTGCTGGTCGCAATGTCTTACCCTACGAGTCAACGACTGAATTCGTTGCCACGCTGGCAGCATTTGAACCTTAG
- a CDS encoding cupin domain-containing protein — MTTSNSHLDAVLQRSNPLVQVFADDGRFPNNEKLPLVLYQNAVKLPQKDPAATFEVIFHANKWNGSWRNGIYPYHHYHSTAHEVLGISRGEASVQLGGDRNGQTFEVRAGDVIIIPAGVAHKNLGSSPDFQVVGAYPQGQTWDMNYGKPGERPQAESNIAQVPLPQTDPIYGKDGRLAKYWHLQQAKV, encoded by the coding sequence ATGACTACGAGCAATTCGCATCTAGATGCAGTATTGCAGCGCTCAAACCCCCTCGTTCAGGTGTTTGCAGATGACGGTAGATTTCCGAACAATGAAAAACTGCCTCTAGTTCTGTACCAAAATGCGGTGAAGTTACCCCAAAAAGATCCAGCCGCAACCTTCGAGGTGATATTCCATGCTAATAAATGGAACGGCTCTTGGCGCAATGGCATTTATCCTTACCATCACTATCACAGCACTGCTCACGAAGTGCTGGGTATATCTCGCGGTGAGGCTTCTGTCCAACTTGGCGGCGATCGCAATGGGCAAACGTTTGAAGTTCGGGCTGGAGATGTCATTATCATTCCTGCTGGAGTCGCACACAAAAATCTAGGTTCTAGTCCCGATTTTCAAGTTGTGGGAGCCTATCCGCAGGGACAGACATGGGATATGAACTATGGAAAACCAGGCGAACGTCCCCAAGCAGAGAGCAACATCGCTCAAGTGCCTCTGCCTCAAACCGATCCAATTTATGGCAAGGATGGACGGCTAGCTAAATACTGGCATCTACAGCAAGCAAAGGTGTGA